A genomic stretch from Nocardia wallacei includes:
- the rpsA gene encoding 30S ribosomal protein S1, producing MPTTVTSPQVAVNDIGSAEDFLAAIDKTIKYFNDGDIVEGTIVKVDRDEVLLDIGYKTEGVIPSRELSIKHDVDPAEVVSVGDEVEALVLTKEDKEGRLILSKKRAQYERAWGTIEELKEKDEAVKGTVIEVVKGGLILDIGLRGFLPASLVEMRRVRDLQPYVGKEIEAKIIELDKNRNNVVLSRRAWLEQTQSEVRSEFLHQLQKGQVRKGVVSSIVNFGAFVDLGGVDGLVHVSELSWKHIDHPSEVVEVGMEVTVEVLDVDLDRERVSLSLKATQEDPWRQFARTHAIGQIVPGKVTKLVPFGAFVRVEEGIEGLVHISELAERHVEVPDQVVTVGDDAMVKVIDIDLERRRISLSLKQANEDYNAEFDPSKYGMADSYDDQGNYIFPEGFDPETNEWLEGYEKQREEWENRYAEAERRHKMHTAQMEKMAADAAAEAANGGGSSNYSSESGERSASSSSSSQSEPAGGSLASDAQLAALREKLSGNA from the coding sequence ATGCCCACCACTGTCACCTCGCCGCAGGTAGCCGTCAACGACATCGGCTCCGCCGAGGACTTCCTCGCCGCCATCGACAAGACGATCAAGTACTTCAACGACGGGGACATCGTCGAAGGCACGATCGTCAAGGTCGATCGCGACGAGGTCCTGCTCGACATCGGTTACAAGACCGAAGGCGTCATTCCTTCCCGCGAACTGTCGATCAAACACGATGTCGACCCGGCCGAGGTCGTTTCCGTGGGCGATGAGGTCGAGGCCCTCGTTCTCACCAAGGAGGACAAGGAAGGCCGGCTGATCCTGTCGAAGAAGCGGGCTCAGTACGAGCGGGCGTGGGGCACCATCGAGGAGCTCAAGGAGAAGGACGAGGCCGTCAAGGGCACCGTCATCGAGGTCGTGAAGGGTGGTCTGATCCTCGACATCGGGCTGCGCGGCTTCCTCCCCGCCTCGCTGGTGGAGATGCGCCGGGTCCGTGATCTGCAGCCGTACGTCGGCAAGGAGATCGAGGCCAAGATCATCGAGCTGGACAAGAACCGCAACAACGTGGTGCTGTCCCGCCGTGCCTGGCTGGAGCAGACCCAGTCCGAGGTGCGCAGCGAGTTCCTGCACCAGCTGCAGAAGGGCCAGGTCCGCAAGGGCGTCGTGTCCTCCATCGTCAACTTCGGCGCGTTCGTCGATCTCGGCGGTGTCGACGGTCTGGTGCACGTCTCCGAGCTGTCCTGGAAGCACATCGACCACCCGTCCGAGGTCGTCGAGGTCGGCATGGAGGTCACCGTCGAGGTGCTCGACGTCGACCTGGACCGCGAGCGGGTCTCGTTGTCGCTCAAGGCGACTCAGGAAGACCCGTGGCGTCAGTTCGCCCGCACCCACGCCATCGGCCAGATCGTGCCCGGCAAGGTCACCAAGCTGGTGCCGTTCGGCGCGTTCGTGCGTGTCGAGGAGGGCATCGAGGGCCTGGTGCACATCTCCGAGCTGGCCGAGCGCCACGTCGAGGTGCCGGACCAGGTCGTCACCGTCGGCGACGACGCCATGGTCAAGGTCATCGACATCGACCTGGAGCGGCGCCGCATCTCGCTGTCGCTGAAGCAGGCCAACGAGGACTACAACGCCGAGTTCGACCCGTCGAAGTACGGCATGGCCGACAGCTACGACGACCAGGGCAACTACATCTTCCCCGAGGGCTTCGACCCCGAGACCAACGAATGGCTCGAGGGCTACGAGAAGCAGCGCGAGGAGTGGGAGAACCGCTACGCCGAGGCGGAGCGTCGCCACAAGATGCACACCGCGCAGATGGAGAAGATGGCCGCCGACGCCGCCGCCGAGGCCGCGAACGGTGGAGGCTCGTCGAACTACTCTTCCGAGAGTGGTGAGCGGTCCGCGTCGTCGTCGTCCTCCTCGCAGTCGGAGCCGGCCGGTGGTTCGCTGGCCAGCGACGCACAGCTCGCCGCGCTGCGTGAGAAGCTGTCCGGCAACGCGTAA
- a CDS encoding class I SAM-dependent methyltransferase — MPEDHPDVHAVRETVTAQGSDSAGADRHAQANALLGTVAVTRAEVNSAASQRASRRWWDADAAQYHDTHAEFLGVDSPDGEFIWCPEGLHEGDWHLLGDITDKRILEIGCGSAPCSRWLAANGAQPVGLDLSAGMLRRGLAAMARGGPRVPLVQAGAETLPFADASFDLACSAFGALPFVADSARVMREVARVLRPGGRWVFSVNHPMRWIFPDDPGPEGLLAKLSYFDRSPYVEVDGNGDPTYVEHHRTLGDRVREIVAADLTLIDLIEPDWPEWLDREWGQWSPLRGRIFPGTAIFVTEKPARK; from the coding sequence ATGCCCGAAGATCATCCCGATGTGCACGCCGTGCGCGAAACCGTGACCGCACAGGGATCGGATTCGGCCGGTGCGGACCGCCATGCGCAGGCCAATGCCCTGCTCGGCACGGTCGCCGTCACTCGCGCCGAGGTGAACTCCGCCGCGAGCCAGCGGGCGAGCCGGCGGTGGTGGGACGCCGACGCCGCGCAATACCACGACACCCATGCCGAGTTCCTCGGCGTCGATTCCCCGGACGGCGAATTCATCTGGTGTCCGGAAGGGCTGCACGAGGGCGACTGGCATTTGCTCGGCGACATCACCGATAAGCGGATATTGGAAATCGGCTGCGGCTCCGCCCCGTGCTCGCGGTGGCTGGCGGCAAATGGCGCGCAACCCGTCGGCCTGGACCTGTCCGCCGGAATGTTGCGGCGCGGGCTGGCAGCGATGGCCCGCGGCGGCCCCCGGGTCCCGCTGGTGCAGGCCGGGGCCGAGACACTGCCGTTCGCCGACGCCTCCTTCGACCTGGCGTGCTCGGCCTTCGGCGCGCTGCCCTTCGTCGCCGACTCGGCCCGGGTGATGCGCGAGGTGGCGCGGGTACTGCGCCCCGGCGGCCGCTGGGTCTTCTCCGTCAACCACCCCATGCGCTGGATCTTTCCCGACGATCCCGGGCCGGAGGGGTTGCTCGCCAAGCTCTCCTATTTCGACCGCTCCCCCTACGTGGAAGTAGACGGCAACGGCGACCCCACCTACGTCGAACACCACCGCACCCTCGGCGACCGCGTCCGCGAGATCGTCGCCGCCGACCTCACCCTCATCGACCTCATAGAGCCCGACTGGCCCGAATGGCTCGACCGCGAGTGGGGCCAATGGAGCCCCCTACGCGGCCGGATCTTCCCGGGCACAGCCATTTTCGTCACCGAGAAACCCGCCCGCAAATAA
- a CDS encoding SPFH domain-containing protein produces MELRPAFRVNGFLMVLVLVVIGGGALVGAIAAAGAASEGSNPGAAAGAVAGFVVAGIALVLLSGLTTVGPNEAKVLQFFGRYIGSVADPGFFWVVPLTGKRRISLRVRNFETQTLKVNDSDGNPVQIAAVVVYRVVDSFKSAFAVDDYEEYVQTQSEAAVRHLATVHPYDSDDPARTSLRNGAEVAEELTTELSERTALAGIDILEARITHLAYAPEIAQAMLVRQQAAQVVAARSRIVEGAVGMVGMALERLTAEGMVDLDEERRATMVSNLLVVLCGDRSAQPVVNAGSLYS; encoded by the coding sequence ATGGAGCTTCGTCCGGCTTTCCGGGTGAACGGGTTCCTCATGGTGCTGGTGCTGGTCGTCATCGGCGGCGGTGCCCTGGTCGGCGCCATCGCGGCGGCCGGCGCCGCCTCGGAGGGGAGCAACCCCGGTGCCGCCGCCGGTGCGGTGGCCGGGTTCGTGGTGGCGGGCATCGCGCTGGTGCTGCTGAGCGGCCTGACCACGGTCGGCCCCAACGAGGCCAAGGTGCTGCAGTTCTTCGGCCGCTACATCGGCTCGGTCGCCGACCCGGGCTTCTTCTGGGTCGTGCCGCTGACCGGCAAGCGCCGAATCTCGTTGCGGGTGCGCAACTTCGAGACCCAGACGTTGAAGGTCAACGATTCCGACGGCAACCCCGTCCAGATCGCCGCCGTGGTCGTCTACCGGGTGGTGGACAGCTTCAAGTCCGCCTTCGCCGTCGACGACTACGAGGAGTACGTGCAGACGCAGTCCGAGGCCGCCGTCCGGCACCTGGCCACGGTGCACCCGTACGACTCCGACGACCCGGCCCGCACCAGCCTGCGCAACGGCGCCGAGGTCGCCGAGGAGTTGACGACCGAACTGAGCGAGCGGACGGCGCTGGCGGGCATCGACATTCTCGAGGCCCGCATCACGCACCTGGCGTACGCGCCCGAGATCGCCCAGGCCATGCTGGTCCGCCAGCAGGCCGCGCAGGTGGTGGCCGCGCGCAGTCGTATCGTCGAGGGCGCGGTCGGTATGGTCGGCATGGCGCTGGAGCGGCTGACGGCGGAGGGCATGGTCGACCTCGACGAGGAACGCCGGGCGACGATGGTGTCCAACCTGCTGGTGGTGCTGTGCGGGGATCGGTCCGCGCAGCCCGTCGTCAATGCCGGATCGCTGTATTCGTAA